In the Oncorhynchus gorbuscha isolate QuinsamMale2020 ecotype Even-year linkage group LG05, OgorEven_v1.0, whole genome shotgun sequence genome, one interval contains:
- the LOC124036621 gene encoding beta-1,3-galactosyl-O-glycosyl-glycoprotein beta-1,6-N-acetylglucosaminyltransferase 4-like isoform X1: MQQTYFVKLKASMQGKYKTILQMSDRISEIRLTVSLAQLTSRMKIRCALFHKLRQRCFLLSLALLLLCLLKLFYVKVTLRNSFYIEPYGITDRSSQNPNHQYNINCTAIYQLDPVEVGKSLEIRRKVIVDLEDDRLVSLTSDCQRYIETRGYDVIPVSEEERGFPLAYSLVVHKNAAMVERIFRATYAPHNLYCIHYDQKSSQSFIAAMRNLAHCFPNLFLASKLESVQYAHITRLNADLNCLNDLLERSEVKWKYVINLCGQDFPLRSNGELVSELQALNGANMLETSRPSELKKQRFRFQHQLKDVPYEYRRIPVRTTQAKAPPPHDIEMFIGSAYFVLSRDFVLFVETSRVARDFLEWSADTYSPDEHFWATLTRIPGVPGEISRSAPDVTDLKSKTRLVKWNYLEGSLYPHCTGTHMRSVCIYGAAELRWLLNYGHWFANKFDPKVDPVLIKCLEEKLEEKRRQWGNTVKN; the protein is encoded by the exons ATGCAGCAG ACATATTTTGTGAAACTGAAGGCAAGCATGCAGGGGAAATACAAAACAATTCTACAGATGAGTGACCGAATCAGCGAAATCCGTTTGACTGTGAGCCTGGCTCAGTTGACATCCCG AATGAAAATAAGATGTGCCCTGTTCCATAAATTGAGACAGAGGTGCTTCCTGTTGTCCCTGGCCCTGCTGCTGCTGTGTCTGCTGAAGCTGTTCTATGTTAAAGTAACTTTGAGGAACAGCTTCTACATCGAACCCTATGGAATCACAGACCGCTCCTCACAGAACCCCAACCACCAGTACAACATCAACTGCACCGCCATCTACCAACTGGACCCTGTGGAG GTAGGGAAGTCCTTGGAGATCAGACGCAAAGTGATAGTTGACCTGGAGGATGACCGCCTCGTGTCTTTAACCTCAGACTGTCAGAG GTACATCGAGACGAGAGGATATGACGTCATCCCAGTGTCGGAAGAGGAGCGGGGGTTCCCGCTGGCGTACTCCCTGGTGGTGCATAAGAATGCTGCCATGGTCGAGAGGATCTTCAGGGCCACCTACGCCCCTCACAACCTGTACTGCATTCACTATGACCAGAAG TCCTCTCAGAGCTTCATAGCAGCCATGAGGAACCTGGCTCACTGCTTCCCTAACCTCTTCCTGGCCTCCAAGCTGGAGTCAGTGCAGTACGCCCACATCACACGGCTTAACGCCGACCTCAACTGCCTCAACGACCTGTTagaaaggtcagaggtcaagtGGAAGTATGTCATCAACCTCTGCGGCCAGGACTTCCCCCTCAG gtcgAACGGTGAGCTGGTGTCGGAGCTGCAGGCGCTGAACGGTGCCAACATGCTGGAGACCTCCCGTCCCAGCGAGCTGAAGAAACAGCGCTTCCGTTTCCAGCACCAGCTGAAGGATGTGCCCTACGAGTACCGCCGCATACCCGTCCGAACCACACAGGCCAAGGCGCCGCCGCCGCACGACATTGAGATGTTCATCGGCAGCGCCTACTTCGTCTTGTCCCGTGATTTTGTCCTATTCGTGGAAACCAGCCGGGTGGCGAGGGACTTCCTGGAATGGTCAGCTGACACTTACTCTCCGGATGAACACTTCTGGGCAACGTTGACGAGAATCCCCGGTGTACCGGGAGAGATCTCCCGGTCTGCCCCAGATGTAACAGACTTGAAGAGTAAGACACGTCTGGTGAAATGGAATTACCTGGAAGGGTCTCTGTACCCTCACTGCACTGGGACTCACATGAGGAGTGTCTGTATATATGGGGCTGCAGAGCTGCGATGGTTGCTGAACTATGGCCACTGGTTCGCTAACAAGTTTGACCCCAAAGTTGACCCGGTGCTTATCAAGTGTTTAGAGGAGAAACTGGAAGAGAAACGTAGGCAATGGGGAAACACTGTGAAAAATTAA
- the LOC124036621 gene encoding beta-1,3-galactosyl-O-glycosyl-glycoprotein beta-1,6-N-acetylglucosaminyltransferase 4-like isoform X2 gives MKIRCALFHKLRQRCFLLSLALLLLCLLKLFYVKVTLRNSFYIEPYGITDRSSQNPNHQYNINCTAIYQLDPVEVGKSLEIRRKVIVDLEDDRLVSLTSDCQRYIETRGYDVIPVSEEERGFPLAYSLVVHKNAAMVERIFRATYAPHNLYCIHYDQKSSQSFIAAMRNLAHCFPNLFLASKLESVQYAHITRLNADLNCLNDLLERSEVKWKYVINLCGQDFPLRSNGELVSELQALNGANMLETSRPSELKKQRFRFQHQLKDVPYEYRRIPVRTTQAKAPPPHDIEMFIGSAYFVLSRDFVLFVETSRVARDFLEWSADTYSPDEHFWATLTRIPGVPGEISRSAPDVTDLKSKTRLVKWNYLEGSLYPHCTGTHMRSVCIYGAAELRWLLNYGHWFANKFDPKVDPVLIKCLEEKLEEKRRQWGNTVKN, from the exons ATGAAAATAAGATGTGCCCTGTTCCATAAATTGAGACAGAGGTGCTTCCTGTTGTCCCTGGCCCTGCTGCTGCTGTGTCTGCTGAAGCTGTTCTATGTTAAAGTAACTTTGAGGAACAGCTTCTACATCGAACCCTATGGAATCACAGACCGCTCCTCACAGAACCCCAACCACCAGTACAACATCAACTGCACCGCCATCTACCAACTGGACCCTGTGGAG GTAGGGAAGTCCTTGGAGATCAGACGCAAAGTGATAGTTGACCTGGAGGATGACCGCCTCGTGTCTTTAACCTCAGACTGTCAGAG GTACATCGAGACGAGAGGATATGACGTCATCCCAGTGTCGGAAGAGGAGCGGGGGTTCCCGCTGGCGTACTCCCTGGTGGTGCATAAGAATGCTGCCATGGTCGAGAGGATCTTCAGGGCCACCTACGCCCCTCACAACCTGTACTGCATTCACTATGACCAGAAG TCCTCTCAGAGCTTCATAGCAGCCATGAGGAACCTGGCTCACTGCTTCCCTAACCTCTTCCTGGCCTCCAAGCTGGAGTCAGTGCAGTACGCCCACATCACACGGCTTAACGCCGACCTCAACTGCCTCAACGACCTGTTagaaaggtcagaggtcaagtGGAAGTATGTCATCAACCTCTGCGGCCAGGACTTCCCCCTCAG gtcgAACGGTGAGCTGGTGTCGGAGCTGCAGGCGCTGAACGGTGCCAACATGCTGGAGACCTCCCGTCCCAGCGAGCTGAAGAAACAGCGCTTCCGTTTCCAGCACCAGCTGAAGGATGTGCCCTACGAGTACCGCCGCATACCCGTCCGAACCACACAGGCCAAGGCGCCGCCGCCGCACGACATTGAGATGTTCATCGGCAGCGCCTACTTCGTCTTGTCCCGTGATTTTGTCCTATTCGTGGAAACCAGCCGGGTGGCGAGGGACTTCCTGGAATGGTCAGCTGACACTTACTCTCCGGATGAACACTTCTGGGCAACGTTGACGAGAATCCCCGGTGTACCGGGAGAGATCTCCCGGTCTGCCCCAGATGTAACAGACTTGAAGAGTAAGACACGTCTGGTGAAATGGAATTACCTGGAAGGGTCTCTGTACCCTCACTGCACTGGGACTCACATGAGGAGTGTCTGTATATATGGGGCTGCAGAGCTGCGATGGTTGCTGAACTATGGCCACTGGTTCGCTAACAAGTTTGACCCCAAAGTTGACCCGGTGCTTATCAAGTGTTTAGAGGAGAAACTGGAAGAGAAACGTAGGCAATGGGGAAACACTGTGAAAAATTAA